A region from the Sphaerodactylus townsendi isolate TG3544 linkage group LG01, MPM_Stown_v2.3, whole genome shotgun sequence genome encodes:
- the LG01H1orf43 gene encoding protein C1orf43 homolog codes for MAASESKWLSGVNVVLVMAYGSLVFVLLFIFVKRQIMRFAMKSRRGPHVPVGQHASKGLKEETDIRLSRVQDIKYEPQLLSQDDVRLHQLETPKSPFCYSYLYRMKALDAIRDSEIPFSAEGRYPRSSIGKNFRAYLLDLRNSSTPFKGIRKTLIDTLLDGYDSARYGTGAFGHAEYVKYQEALHELAAIIKARGGSSQRQHQSAAKDLTLSPDVSSTIQVTYLPSSQKSKRAKHFLELKSFKDNYNTLESTL; via the exons ATGGCGGCGTCCGAGAGCAAGTGGCTCTCTGGGGTGAACGTGGTGCTGGTCATGGCCTACGGGAGCCTG GTCTTTGTGCTGCTGTTCATTTTCGTCAAGAGGCAGATCATGCGCTTTGCTATGAAGTCCCGTCGCGGCCCCCACGTCCCCGTTGGGCAGCACGCGTCTAAG GGCTTGAAAGAAGAGACCGACATCCGACTGTCACGAGTCCAGGACATCAAATATGAGCCTCAGCTACTGTCCCAAGATGACGTTCGACTCCATCAGTTGGAGACACCTAAGAGTCCAT TTTGCTACTCCTACCTGTACAGAATGAAGGCCCTGGATGCTATCCGAGATTCAG AGATCCCGTTCTCAGCAGAAGGAAGGTACCCCAGGTCCTCAATCGGGAAGAACTTCCGTGCCTACCTGCTGGACCTGCGGAACTCCAGCACTCCCTTCAAGGGCATCCGCAAGACTTTGATCGACACTCTTCTGGATGGGTATGACAGTGCCCGCTACGGGACAGGG GCTTTCGGCCATGCGGAGTATGTCAAGTACCAAGAAGCGTTGCACGAACTGGCGGCAAT CATCAAGGCCCGCGGAGGCAGCAGCCAACGGCAGCACCAGTCTGCAGCCAAGGACCTGACGCTCTCCCCCGACGTCTCCAGCACCATCCAGGTGACCTACCTGCCCTCCAGCCAGAAGAGCAAACGAGCCAAGCACTTCTTGGAGCTCAAGAGCTTTAAGGACAACTACAACACGCTGGAGAGCACCCTGTGA